The following nucleotide sequence is from Longimicrobium sp..
GGGTACCAGAACACCAACACCTTCCGCTTCGCCGCCGACTTCGCGGCGACGGAGGCGCTGGCGCTGCGCGCCGGCTTCCGGTACAACAACGAGGCTTCGCCCCGCGCTACGCCGCTCCTTCCGGAGTTCGAGCGCAACTACTTCACGGCCGGGCTGGGCTACCGCTTCACCCGCAGCCTGGGGCTGGACCTGGCGTACCAGCACATCGTCCAGCCGGACCGCCGCGGCTCCGTGCGCCCCGGCGAGCCGAACGTGGGCGTGTACACCGCGGACGCAAAGGTCTTCGGGGTGACGCTGTCGTACCTGTTCGGCCGGCACCATGCCGCCGCGCGGTGACCGGCGCGCCCTCGTGCTCGTCTCAATGCGCCGGAACCTGCAAACGATCCCCTTCGGAGAACTTCGGATGAAATCTGGAACGAGCCGGCTCCGGCTCCTCGCCATGGCCGCCGCGGCGCTGTCGCTGGGCGCCTGCGTGGACGACGGCCAGGAGCTGATCACCCCCCGCAACCCCGCCAACGGCGCCATCTTCGCGCGCTACGTGGCGCTGGGGAACTCGATCACCGCCGGCTACCAGGCAGGCGGCATCGTGGACACGCTGCAGCAGCGCTCGTACGCGGTGCTGCTGGCCGAGCGGGCGGGCGTCACCAACTTCGGCATTCCGCTCATCGCCCAGCCCGGGTGCGGCCCGCTGGTGCCGTTCACCGCACCGCTGACCCCGTCGGCGCCCGCGGCTACCTGTGCGCGCTCGGCAGCGGGCGCGCTGGTCAACCGGGTGCAGAACGTGGCGGTGCCCGGCGCCCGCCTGCTGGACCTCCTGCGCTTTCCCAGCGGCTCGCTGGGGCAGGTGAACACCGTGCTGGTGGGTCCGCGCACGCAGGTGCGGGCGATGAAGGAAGCCCAGCCGACCTTCGTGTCCGTGTGGGTGGGGAACAACGACGCGCTGGAGGCGACGGTGGGCGGGCTCCTGGGGCCGACGCCGACGCGGGCCGACTCGTCGCTCACGCCGCTCGCCACCTTCCAGACCCAGCTCAATCAGCTGGTGGACTCGATCAAGACGGCGGCGCCGCAGGGCGTGATGCTGGTGGGCGTGGTCAACGCCATGAGCGGAGCGCCGATCATCCAGCCGGGTGCCTACTTCTTCCTGTCGCGCGACGCGGCGGGGCGGTTCCAGGGCAAGCCGGTGAACAACAACTGCTCGCCGGTCAACGCCCTGGGGCAGCTGAACCCGCTCTCGCGGAACTTCGTCTCCTTCCAGATCCTGAACTCGGCGGTTCCGGAGATCGACTGCAGCGGCACGCTGGCGGGAGGTGTGTTCGTGCTGGACGCGGCGGAGCAGACCGTCGTGGCGGCGCGGGTAACGGCCTTCAACAACGCGATTCAGGCGGCGGCGACCGCCAACAACTGGCTGTACGTCAACCCGAACACGATCCTCGAGTCGTTCCTGCCGGTGCGTGACGCGCAGGGGCGCGCGCAACGCATCCGCAAGTGCCAGGGGCTGGCCACCGCCACCACCGCGGCCCAGTTCCAGACGGCGCTGCTCACCACCTGCCCCGTGCCGCCGACGGGCTCGACGGCTGCCTTTGCCGCGCCGAACTTCTTCGGGTCGCTGATGTCGTTCGACGGTGTGCACCCCTCCACGGAGGCGCACCGGATCCTGGCGGGCCGCTTCGCCGCCGCCATCAACGCGAAGTACGGCACCACGCTCACCACCGTCGAGACCTGATCTCGGCGCGAGGCTGGCGGAAGCGGGGCGGTCCGGAGCGATCCGGGCCGCCCCGCGGTCGTTGTACGGAGCGGCTGGCCTCACGCGGAGGCGGAGAGAACCGCAACCGCAGGCTCACACAGAGACACAGAGAGGCACAGAGAGAACGGCCAAAAAGAAGTTCTCTGTGGCTCGTGGTTCCCTCTGTGTCCTCTCTGTGTGATGCTTTTGCTGTTCTTCTCCGCGTCTCCTCGTGATTTTCACGTTGCGGAAGATGCGGACGGGTGGGGCGGGAGTTACGTTCGGGAGCATGTTTCCTGCAACCCGCGCACGGCCATGAGCGACGCAACGCAGTCCGCCGGGATCCCCCCGGGCATCGAAAAGATTCTCCGGCGCTTCGCCACGCTCACGCCAGACCTCACCCGGCAGGCGCTGGTGCAGTACGCCAACAAGCTGCCGCCCCTGCCCGAGCGCTTCCGCGGGCTGGACGCGGAGCAGTACCGCGTCACCGAGTGCCAGACGCCGGTGGCCATCTTCCCCGAAGTGGTGGACGGGAAGATGCACTTTCACGCCGACGTGCCGCAGGGCGCCCCCACCATACGCGCGCTGCTGGCGCTGCTCTTCGACGCGCTCAACGGGCAGCCCCCGGAGACCACGCTGGCCATCCCCCAGGACTTCGTGCCGCGGGTGATGGGGAAGATCGGGCTGGCCACGCGCGAGGTGGGGCTGACCGCCATGGTGGAGCGGCTGAAGCGGGCCGCGCGCCAGGCGCGGGAGGAGGCGGGGGAGTGAGCGCGGAGCCTTGCGCACGCCGCCCCCGTTCGTTCTTTTGTCCATCCCTGCGGGGCCGCTGTGCGCCCCCGGGCGAACCCGGAAACGAGACCATGCGCGAGACCACTGCGAGCCGGAAGCTCCCGGCCCGTGCCCTGTGGCTGGCCCTGCCGGTGATGGCGGCGCTGGCCGGCGCCTGCAAGCCGGAGCTGCCGCCCGGCGGGTACCCCCCCGTGTCGCACCGCTCCGCCCCGGTGATGCCGGGTTGGAGCCACCCCGATCCGCCCCCGGTTACGCCGGGCTCGGCGGTCGGCGGCGGCGGCGCCAAGATCGTGGCGAAGAACCTCCCCGCCGGCGTCACGCAGGAGATGGTGGACCAGGGGCAGGAGCTGTTCGGGCAGACGTGCACCGCCTGCCACGGCGCGGGCGGCACGGGGAGCTCGGCCGCGCCGCCGCTCAACGACAAGCAGTGGCTGCACGTCACGGGCGCCTACCCGGAGCTGGTGAGCATCATCAACACCGGCGTGCCCAACCCCAAGGAGTTCCCCGGCGCCATGCCGCCGCGGGGCGGGGGGAACTTCACCCCGGAGCAGGTGGGGCAGATCGCCGCCTACGTCTACGCACTCAGCCAGCAGGGGGAGTCATGAGCCGCCGCCACGGTCCGGACGGGGAGAGCACCTACGGGACGGTAAAGGACCGCTTCGACAGCTGGAGCGCCGCCAACCCGCGCCCCAAGTCGCGCAGCGCGCTCGGCATTCCGGACATCGACATCCCGGAGGGCGTGGTGCGCACCTTTGCGCTCGCCGTGGGCGTGGGCACGGGCGCCCTCCTGCTGGGGCTGGCCGCCATCGCCTATTACGCCTCCGGCACCTGGGGAGACATCGACCGGAGCGGCTCGGCGCTGGCGTACCTGCTGGTGGGAATCTTTCTCACCATCGCGGGGCTGGGCGCGTCGCTGGGGACGCTCAACCACCTCTTCCGCGTCGTGCGCTCGCCCGGGGGGCACCACTGAACGGCCCGCGCCGGCCGGCGGCGCGGGAAAACACCGGTGATTTGCGCAATCGTGCGACTCGCCGGTGCCCCGCGATGGCCTCTCTTACGCGATGTCTCAAAAACAGCTGACAAAAATATTGACACTCCGCACATCCCGCAGTAGCTTCGAAGCGTTCCCCCACCCAAAACGTGTCTCATTCTAAACACCCCTAGCCCGGGAATCCCACCCATGCGCGTACGCACCATCGGCCTCTCCATCCTTGCCCTCGGCATCCTGATCGGCGCAGGCGGCTGCTCGTCGGACTCGCCCACCTCCTCGCTCGCTCCCAGCACCGTCTCCGCCAGCAAGGGCGGATACATGGGCGGCGTCAATCGCGACACGACCCGTTCCACCGTCAGCGGCGGCTACATGGGCGGCGTGATGGGCGGCGGCACCGACAGCGGCACCGACGCTACGGTCAGCGGCGGCTACATGGGCGGCGTCAACTAAGCCACGCCGCCTGCTCCATGTTGTCAGGCGCGCCTGGAAAGCTCCGCGAAGGGCTTTCCAGGCGCGTTTGCTCCACCCCTTTTGACGGTCCGGCCGGGTGAACCACGATCAGCAGCAGCGTCTCGACGCCGCTTCCGCCCTGGAACGCGCCGGGTTGTGGGAAGAAGCCGCCCGCAACTTCGACGCGGTATATCGCTCCGCCATCGAACAGCAAGATAATCCTACTTTGATGGAGGCGCTGGCGCGGCTGGCGTACTGCCACTCGCGCGCGGGCGACTTCGCCGCCGCGCAGGACGAGTTCACGCTCGTGCTGGAGCTGGCGGAGATCCAGAATGCCCCTTCCATGCGCGGGCGCGCGCTGAACGGCATGGGCGACATGGCCCGGCTCAGCGGCAACGTGGTGGAAGCCGAGCGCCTCTTTCGCCGGGCCTACCGGTGCGGCGAGGAATCGGGCGACCCGGTGCTGCTGGGGAACGCGGCGCAGAACCTGGGGATCCTGGCCAACATCCGGGGCGACCTGGAGGGGGCGCGGAACTACTACCTCAAGGGGCTGGAGCACATAAGGGCGGGAGGCACCGAGAGCGGGCGCGTGACGGTGCTCAACAACCTGGGGATGCTCCACGTGGACCTGGGGGAGCTGGAGCAGGCGGCGCGCCTCTTCGACGAGGCGCTGG
It contains:
- a CDS encoding SufE family protein, which translates into the protein MSDATQSAGIPPGIEKILRRFATLTPDLTRQALVQYANKLPPLPERFRGLDAEQYRVTECQTPVAIFPEVVDGKMHFHADVPQGAPTIRALLALLFDALNGQPPETTLAIPQDFVPRVMGKIGLATREVGLTAMVERLKRAARQAREEAGE
- a CDS encoding SGNH/GDSL hydrolase family protein → MKSGTSRLRLLAMAAAALSLGACVDDGQELITPRNPANGAIFARYVALGNSITAGYQAGGIVDTLQQRSYAVLLAERAGVTNFGIPLIAQPGCGPLVPFTAPLTPSAPAATCARSAAGALVNRVQNVAVPGARLLDLLRFPSGSLGQVNTVLVGPRTQVRAMKEAQPTFVSVWVGNNDALEATVGGLLGPTPTRADSSLTPLATFQTQLNQLVDSIKTAAPQGVMLVGVVNAMSGAPIIQPGAYFFLSRDAAGRFQGKPVNNNCSPVNALGQLNPLSRNFVSFQILNSAVPEIDCSGTLAGGVFVLDAAEQTVVAARVTAFNNAIQAAATANNWLYVNPNTILESFLPVRDAQGRAQRIRKCQGLATATTAAQFQTALLTTCPVPPTGSTAAFAAPNFFGSLMSFDGVHPSTEAHRILAGRFAAAINAKYGTTLTTVET
- a CDS encoding cytochrome c, encoding MRETTASRKLPARALWLALPVMAALAGACKPELPPGGYPPVSHRSAPVMPGWSHPDPPPVTPGSAVGGGGAKIVAKNLPAGVTQEMVDQGQELFGQTCTACHGAGGTGSSAAPPLNDKQWLHVTGAYPELVSIINTGVPNPKEFPGAMPPRGGGNFTPEQVGQIAAYVYALSQQGES